In one window of Gossypium arboreum isolate Shixiya-1 chromosome 4, ASM2569848v2, whole genome shotgun sequence DNA:
- the LOC108458890 gene encoding uncharacterized protein LOC108458890 → MLQILERVTRPNTGSRGRRSVTERLWSNGTELFRGIAGVAPNVAEYWMEATELIMDNLDFTTEQKLKGVVSLLCDEVYQWWLMVKEGTQADWLTWDLFKTAFKRKYVGSGYIDGQSREFLNLTQRDRSMAEYEVELQRLSRYARGMVATDIRVLIAPQKERDFSALVEKAKITEEVKPIERQNRDRGKAKKDAEPSNSMTRPRKKARSDGPVKVGPTVASTRVAICHHYNRRHPSECWRATGACLRCGSTEHHVKDCLLRTNQMQAPTIETAQPLRGRG, encoded by the exons atgctacAAATTTTGGAGAGGGTCACTAGGCCCAATACTGGTTCTAGGGGTCGTAGGTCAGTTACGGAACGACTTTGGTCCAATGGGACAGAGTTATTTAGGGGCATCGCTGGAGTTGCTCCTAATGTGGCCgagtattggatggaggccacGGAACTTATTATGGACAATCTAGATTTTACTACTGAGCAAAAGCTCAAGGGGGTTGTTTCACTGCTTTGCGATGAAGTGTATCAGTGGTGGTTGatggttaaggagggcactcaggcCGACTGGTTGACATGGGATCTATTTAAGACGGCTTTCAAGAGAAAATATGTAGGGTCCGGTTATATCGATGGTCAGAGTCGGGAGTTCCTTAATCTTACTCAGAGAGATCGTTCAATGGCCGAGTATGAGGTCGAGCTTCAGAGATTGAGCCGTTATGCGAGGGGCATGGTGGCGACAGA TATacgagttctgatagctcctcagaAGGAGCGGGATTTCTCTGCACTGGTTGAAAAGGCGAAGATCACCGAGGAAGTAAAGCCCATTGAGCGCCAAAATCGAGACAGAGGGAAGGCTAAGAAGGATGCAGAGCCTTCGAATTCTATGACGAGGCCTAGGAAAAAGGCCAGGTCTGATGGGCCTGTGAAAGTTGGGCCTACTGTTGCATCTACTAGGGTGGCCATTTGTCATCACTATAATAGACGCCATCCGAGCGAGTGTTGGAGGGCTACTGGAGCTTGTTTGAGGTGTGGGTCTACTGAGCACCATGTTAAGGACTGTCTATTGAGGactaatcagatgcaagctccgaCTATTGAGACTGCACAGCCACTTAGGGGCCGAGGatag